The following are encoded in a window of Brevibacillus sp. DP1.3A genomic DNA:
- a CDS encoding DUF1146 family protein, whose translation MPQEVYGLLSIILSIAFIGLAWWALQSFRFDKILKKPNGAQAKLLQIFLSIVIGYEVSRFFLDYLGWSLTFGNLFN comes from the coding sequence ATGCCACAAGAAGTATATGGCTTGTTGAGTATCATTTTATCGATTGCGTTTATTGGGCTCGCTTGGTGGGCGTTGCAATCCTTTCGCTTTGATAAGATTTTGAAAAAACCAAATGGTGCTCAGGCGAAGCTGTTGCAAATTTTTCTTTCCATTGTGATTGGATATGAAGTGTCCCGCTTTTTCCTTGATTACTTGGGCTGGTCCCTGACATTCGGGAATTTGTTCAACTAA
- a CDS encoding YwmB family TATA-box binding protein, whose translation MGKWSGWCVLALLLVMGAVYWMPAQAKEEKPVVTEMMKVLEETGATGVSVQVRMRTAMGEGLRPEQVKELATKWAQQLEIPFSPSEQSRKHNILAYRTTYTQNGVELSYEVTGVPKNGAFSVYLVLQLSGNRDNLLYIGQVQETFTNALQSADFIPQISTCIRGLYNVKMGVDQQEGKILSIFGTLQATELERLQDDTVVSISGYTPMWEPFIALNGQKMNLQVATHRDSHSGTWITVGTPIITVEY comes from the coding sequence ATGGGGAAATGGTCTGGTTGGTGCGTGCTGGCTCTATTGCTCGTGATGGGGGCCGTGTATTGGATGCCTGCACAAGCAAAGGAAGAAAAGCCGGTTGTGACAGAAATGATGAAAGTACTAGAAGAAACGGGCGCAACGGGTGTATCGGTTCAGGTACGTATGCGTACGGCAATGGGAGAAGGCCTGCGTCCTGAACAAGTAAAAGAGTTGGCGACAAAATGGGCACAACAACTTGAGATTCCGTTTTCCCCAAGCGAACAATCGCGCAAACACAACATACTCGCATATAGGACTACATACACACAAAACGGCGTGGAACTGAGCTACGAGGTGACAGGAGTTCCTAAAAACGGAGCATTTTCTGTATATCTAGTACTTCAGTTATCTGGAAACCGTGATAACCTACTATATATTGGACAAGTACAGGAAACCTTCACGAATGCCCTGCAAAGCGCCGACTTTATTCCGCAAATTAGCACTTGTATTCGCGGATTGTACAATGTTAAGATGGGTGTTGACCAACAGGAGGGTAAAATATTGTCGATTTTTGGTACTCTCCAGGCGACAGAATTAGAACGTTTGCAAGATGATACGGTTGTCAGCATTTCAGGGTATACCCCTATGTGGGAACCATTCATCGCGTTAAACGGTCAAAAGATGAATCTACAGGTGGCTACGCATCGTGACAGCCATTCTGGAACATGGATTACGGTAGGTACACCAATCATCACTGTGGAATATTAG
- a CDS encoding NuoM family protein, with protein MGNILLSSLVFSPLLAILVMAFIPSRHAGVIKQVGIFGTLPALILAGWMFGMFDYETANLQFVEKHNWISIPIGMAQAGTVFAFEINYELGVDGISMPLILLTAIIGTLAAIASWQIKKRQKEYFILFHLLLIGMLGVFAADNLFLFFIFFELTLVPMYFLVGIWGYGEREQAANKFLLYNGIGSGIMLLAFIVIFVIMRTLNMDEITAILTTPGHPITEILTPEMRFGIFLALFIAFAIKLPVFPFHTWMLRVHVQAPPSIVMIHSGILLKMGAYGLLRMGIGFFPEQAYDFSMWMAVLGIINILYGAVLAFVQKDLKMVLAYSSISHMGIVLLGFASMNTIGFQGAMFQVVSHGFISALLFFLIGVIWDRTQTSMLDDLGGLAKSMPFLSGVLLAGGMASLGLPGMSGFISEFFAFLGLFGRLPVMAAVGAIGIVLTAVYLLRAILKTTFGPTPGRCTGLADAQPMEVIPMVVLLGCIILIGVYPAVLGNPMQQALKTIVPIVTGIGG; from the coding sequence TTGGGTAATATCCTTTTGTCATCACTGGTGTTCTCTCCGCTGCTGGCGATTCTCGTCATGGCTTTTATCCCCAGTCGACATGCAGGTGTGATCAAGCAGGTCGGGATTTTTGGAACGTTGCCGGCACTTATCTTGGCAGGTTGGATGTTCGGCATGTTTGATTACGAGACAGCCAATCTTCAGTTCGTAGAAAAGCACAATTGGATTTCGATTCCGATTGGAATGGCTCAGGCAGGCACCGTCTTTGCTTTTGAGATCAACTATGAACTCGGTGTAGATGGTATTTCGATGCCATTGATTTTGCTGACGGCGATTATCGGTACCCTCGCAGCAATTGCTTCGTGGCAGATCAAGAAGAGGCAGAAGGAGTATTTTATCCTGTTTCACCTGTTGTTGATCGGTATGTTGGGAGTCTTTGCTGCAGACAATCTGTTTCTGTTCTTCATTTTCTTCGAGCTGACACTCGTACCGATGTACTTCCTTGTCGGGATTTGGGGATATGGGGAGCGCGAACAAGCGGCGAACAAATTCCTTTTGTATAACGGAATCGGTTCAGGGATTATGCTGCTGGCTTTCATCGTAATCTTTGTCATCATGCGGACGCTCAATATGGATGAAATCACGGCGATCCTGACGACACCAGGGCATCCGATAACCGAAATCCTTACGCCGGAAATGCGTTTTGGCATCTTCCTAGCGCTATTTATCGCTTTTGCGATCAAGTTGCCAGTCTTTCCGTTCCACACGTGGATGCTACGCGTACACGTACAGGCTCCACCTTCTATCGTCATGATTCACTCCGGTATTTTGTTGAAGATGGGGGCGTACGGTCTTTTGCGGATGGGAATCGGCTTCTTCCCAGAGCAGGCCTATGATTTCTCTATGTGGATGGCAGTTTTGGGGATTATCAACATTTTGTATGGAGCTGTACTGGCTTTCGTACAAAAGGATTTAAAAATGGTGCTGGCTTACTCTAGTATCAGCCATATGGGTATCGTCTTGCTTGGTTTCGCTTCGATGAACACGATTGGGTTTCAGGGAGCGATGTTCCAAGTGGTATCCCACGGCTTTATCTCAGCACTGCTCTTCTTCTTGATCGGTGTCATTTGGGATCGGACACAGACATCGATGCTCGACGATTTGGGCGGTTTAGCCAAGTCCATGCCGTTTCTTAGCGGCGTGTTGTTGGCAGGCGGGATGGCTTCACTCGGACTTCCGGGCATGTCCGGATTCATTAGTGAGTTCTTTGCCTTCCTGGGTCTGTTTGGTCGTTTGCCAGTAATGGCAGCAGTGGGAGCGATCGGGATTGTCCTCACCGCGGTGTATTTACTCAGAGCGATCTTGAAAACGACTTTTGGCCCTACTCCAGGTAGATGTACAGGACTTGCTGATGCACAGCCGATGGAAGTCATACCGATGGTAGTCCTATTGGGATGTATTATTCTCATCGGGGTTTATCCGGCAGTTCTGGGGAATCCGATGCAGCAGGCGCTGAAAACGATCGTACCTATCGTAACGGGAATAGGAGGGTAA
- the nuoN gene encoding NADH-quinone oxidoreductase subunit NuoN, with product MEVKDIFSYDWSYLLPEFIILGFATFLSLLDLFAGKRLGKQVIGWLSFLATVIAAIFVIINMNALDKPYSYMIDMIRIDDYGNAFKLIFLAGTAFAILISLSYLKSGEIQHRGEYYYLLLTGLLGAMVMASSADLITLFVGLELLSLSSYVLVGLRKKSQLSNESAFKYVVSGSIATAVLLFGMSYVYGLTGTTHIYEISFRLAEAGMAGYQFLVYTAFAFLAVGLAFKISAAPNHMWAPDVYQGAPTPVTAFLAVVSKAAGFALIFRVMMISFFNVSDGTGSGRFFFEEGSLYLGLMAAASMIIGNTMALRQTNVKRMMAYSGIAQAGYLLVPFVPPTSLFFSEVIFYLFGYLIVSFGAFAVIMVVSREQETEDLKGFAGLYHRSPVMAIAMSIFLLSLAGIPITVGFFGKFYLFMGTLVVENYWLAAIMIITSVISYYYYFGIIRQMYMRPGTTEAPMVVPKGIWMFILIMAIATVFFGAFPGLVTDYIQIHFNPSFDFGNMLSPSSQ from the coding sequence ATGGAAGTTAAAGATATTTTCTCATATGACTGGAGCTACCTTCTGCCCGAGTTTATCATTCTTGGCTTTGCTACCTTTTTATCACTGTTGGATCTTTTTGCGGGTAAACGCCTTGGCAAGCAGGTCATCGGTTGGCTATCCTTCCTGGCAACGGTCATAGCGGCGATCTTTGTGATCATCAATATGAATGCTCTCGATAAGCCATATAGCTACATGATCGACATGATCCGAATCGATGATTACGGCAATGCGTTCAAGTTGATTTTCCTGGCAGGGACAGCTTTTGCCATTCTCATCTCGCTGTCCTATCTGAAATCAGGGGAAATCCAGCACAGAGGCGAGTATTACTATTTGCTGCTGACCGGGCTTCTCGGGGCTATGGTCATGGCTTCGTCTGCTGACTTGATTACCTTGTTTGTGGGACTGGAGCTATTGTCTCTCTCGTCCTATGTACTGGTCGGATTGCGAAAAAAATCGCAGCTTTCCAACGAGTCGGCGTTCAAATACGTCGTTTCGGGAAGTATTGCCACTGCTGTGCTCCTGTTTGGGATGTCGTACGTGTACGGACTCACGGGAACCACACATATTTATGAAATCTCATTCCGATTGGCAGAAGCGGGAATGGCGGGCTATCAGTTCCTCGTCTATACGGCGTTTGCGTTTCTCGCAGTAGGTCTTGCATTCAAAATATCTGCAGCGCCTAACCATATGTGGGCGCCAGATGTGTATCAGGGTGCTCCTACCCCAGTCACTGCTTTCCTGGCAGTTGTGTCAAAAGCAGCAGGGTTCGCGCTGATCTTTCGAGTGATGATGATCTCGTTTTTCAACGTTTCCGATGGAACGGGATCAGGACGGTTCTTTTTCGAAGAGGGAAGCCTCTATCTGGGGTTGATGGCTGCGGCCTCGATGATTATCGGGAATACGATGGCGCTCAGGCAGACAAACGTCAAACGTATGATGGCTTACTCAGGTATTGCGCAAGCGGGCTATTTGCTCGTGCCGTTTGTACCGCCGACCTCTCTCTTTTTCAGCGAAGTGATCTTTTATCTGTTCGGTTACTTGATCGTCAGCTTTGGTGCTTTCGCTGTGATTATGGTTGTATCTCGTGAGCAAGAGACAGAGGATTTGAAAGGATTCGCCGGATTGTATCATCGCTCACCAGTGATGGCGATTGCGATGAGCATCTTCCTCTTGTCCTTGGCAGGTATCCCGATTACGGTTGGTTTCTTCGGGAAGTTCTATCTGTTCATGGGTACATTAGTGGTAGAAAACTACTGGCTGGCGGCGATTATGATCATCACCAGCGTCATTTCCTACTACTACTACTTTGGGATTATTCGTCAGATGTACATGCGTCCTGGGACAACTGAAGCACCGATGGTTGTGCCAAAAGGCATTTGGATGTTTATTCTCATCATGGCAATCGCTACTGTCTTCTTCGGTGCTTTCCCGGGTCTGGTCACCGACTATATCCAGATTCATTTCAATCCGTCCTTTGATTTTGGGAACATGCTCTCTCCCAGCTCTCAGTGA
- the nuoL gene encoding NADH-quinone oxidoreductase subunit L — protein MDTLMHYAWLIPLFPLLAFIVIVSFGRQLKEGAAIVGITLTAVSFGIAVLIFWERFQGGGTDYNYVIDWLHIGDIVINMGFEVNPLNAMMLVIVTLVSLLVQIYSKGYMHGDERFPVFYQYLALFTFSMLGLVISPNLLQVYIFWELVGVCSFLLVGYYYFKTEAKAAAKKAFIVTRIGDLGLFIGICLLFWWTGSFEYGAIFESIALGRLEPWMITLAAILIFIGAMGKSGQFPLHTWLPDAMEGPTPVSALIHAATMVAAGVYLVAATYPLFIASDTALTVVAYVGGFTAIFAASIGLTQRDIKRVLAYSTVSQLGYMMMALGVAGAAGYVAGSFHLMTHAFFKALLFLGAGSVIHAVHTQNVFEMGGLWKKMPITALTFLIGCLAIAGIFPFAGFWSKEAILGAVYGAHRYDLLFIALLAAFFTAFYMFRLFFLTFAGKARGKHEAHESPGVMTGPLLVLALLAVVAGFVNTPYAPLLSDWLLSTNTGTAITSIFGEGNEHAPSWLQIVALLISILGVVLAYLMYGKKSISSDTIPKAMPWLYQLSYKKYYIDELYHNVIVRPLGWLGFVLDVFDKYIVDGLVGLTAKITQGIGSLHARVQSGQIQSYGAMVIFGLLLLIIAISLTAKGGGLFG, from the coding sequence ATGGATACTCTAATGCACTATGCCTGGCTGATCCCTCTGTTTCCGCTTCTTGCTTTCATCGTGATCGTCTCATTTGGTCGCCAATTGAAAGAAGGAGCGGCCATAGTGGGCATTACCCTGACGGCTGTTTCTTTTGGAATCGCAGTGCTCATCTTCTGGGAGAGATTCCAGGGTGGGGGAACCGATTACAATTATGTGATAGATTGGCTGCATATCGGCGATATCGTGATCAACATGGGATTCGAAGTGAATCCGCTGAATGCCATGATGCTCGTCATTGTGACATTGGTCAGTCTGTTGGTCCAAATCTATTCCAAAGGCTATATGCATGGGGATGAACGCTTTCCAGTGTTTTATCAATACCTAGCGCTGTTCACGTTCTCCATGCTGGGATTAGTCATCTCGCCAAATTTGTTGCAAGTATATATTTTCTGGGAGCTGGTCGGGGTATGCTCCTTCCTGCTCGTTGGCTACTACTACTTCAAGACAGAGGCAAAAGCGGCTGCCAAAAAGGCTTTTATCGTTACACGCATCGGGGATCTTGGTCTGTTCATCGGGATATGTCTGTTGTTCTGGTGGACCGGAAGTTTCGAGTACGGAGCGATTTTTGAGAGTATCGCACTCGGACGACTAGAACCATGGATGATTACGCTCGCGGCGATCCTCATTTTCATTGGGGCCATGGGGAAATCAGGTCAATTTCCGCTTCATACGTGGTTGCCTGATGCCATGGAAGGTCCAACACCTGTGTCTGCATTAATTCACGCGGCAACGATGGTCGCGGCTGGTGTTTATTTGGTCGCTGCTACCTATCCGCTGTTTATCGCATCCGATACGGCTTTGACAGTTGTGGCGTATGTAGGAGGATTCACCGCCATATTTGCAGCTTCGATCGGCCTGACTCAACGGGATATCAAGCGTGTCTTGGCTTATTCCACAGTCAGTCAGCTCGGGTACATGATGATGGCATTGGGGGTAGCTGGTGCTGCTGGTTATGTAGCAGGTTCCTTCCATTTGATGACGCACGCGTTTTTCAAAGCATTGCTCTTCCTTGGAGCGGGTAGTGTCATCCATGCCGTACATACGCAGAATGTATTCGAAATGGGTGGCTTGTGGAAAAAGATGCCGATCACCGCTTTGACTTTCTTGATCGGTTGCTTGGCGATTGCGGGGATCTTTCCGTTCGCTGGTTTCTGGTCGAAAGAAGCAATCCTGGGAGCTGTTTACGGAGCGCATCGCTACGATTTACTGTTCATCGCGCTCTTAGCAGCATTCTTTACCGCATTCTATATGTTCCGTCTGTTCTTCCTGACATTCGCAGGGAAGGCACGTGGCAAGCACGAAGCGCACGAATCTCCAGGAGTCATGACAGGTCCACTCTTGGTCTTGGCATTGCTTGCGGTTGTCGCAGGCTTTGTGAATACACCGTACGCGCCATTACTCTCTGATTGGTTGTTGTCAACCAACACAGGGACGGCAATCACGAGCATTTTTGGGGAAGGCAATGAGCATGCACCATCTTGGTTGCAGATTGTGGCTCTGTTGATCTCGATTCTCGGAGTCGTGCTGGCTTACCTGATGTACGGCAAGAAATCAATCTCCTCGGACACGATTCCAAAAGCAATGCCGTGGCTCTATCAGCTCTCATACAAGAAGTACTACATCGATGAGCTGTATCACAACGTCATTGTTCGTCCATTAGGCTGGCTTGGATTTGTCCTAGATGTATTTGATAAGTATATTGTGGATGGTTTGGTTGGATTGACAGCAAAAATCACCCAAGGAATCGGATCTTTGCACGCAAGAGTACAAAGTGGGCAGATTCAGTCCTATGGAGCAATGGTCATATTCGGTCTGTTACTCTTGATCATTGCCATCAGTTTGACGGCCAAGGGAGGTGGACTCTTTGGGTAA